A genomic region of Streptosporangium lutulentum contains the following coding sequences:
- a CDS encoding chitinase — protein MAVTPSRPSSPRIPLLAALGSLLVAVPTLIGVTSTPAAAATGQITGLDGKCVDVAAASSANGAAVQLYDCNGSAAQQWTIGTDGTVRALGKCMDVTAASTANGAKVQLYDCNGSAAQQWRYSAARDLVNPAADKCLDATGPSSANGTRLQIWTCGGGSNQKWTVSGDGPTTPPTTPPSNGSKMAGAPYLYMGWGNPPNPATVMNATGVKSFTMAFILSGGGCVPRWDGSRPLTGGADAQAISQIKAAGGSVQVSFGGWSGNKLGPNCSTPAAFAGAVQQVINAVGPAVVDFDIENSDEFENYTVQDRILNGLKIVKQNNPNVKIAVTFGTEINGPSSAGVRLINQAKALAVPIDNYTIMPFNFGGTNLFTNTVSSAEGLKNALKAANGWTDAQAYSRMGISGMNGLSDQQELTTPATWTQIRDWATSKGLTRLAYWAVNRDRPCPGGDSSSTCSGIAQADWEFTRITAGF, from the coding sequence ATGGCCGTGACACCGTCGCGCCCATCCAGCCCCCGCATCCCGCTGCTGGCCGCCCTCGGCAGCCTCCTCGTCGCCGTTCCCACCCTGATCGGCGTGACGAGCACGCCGGCCGCCGCCGCCACCGGGCAGATCACCGGCCTCGACGGCAAGTGCGTGGACGTGGCGGCGGCCAGCAGCGCCAACGGCGCCGCCGTACAGCTCTACGACTGCAACGGCTCCGCGGCCCAGCAGTGGACCATCGGCACCGACGGCACCGTCCGCGCCCTCGGCAAGTGCATGGACGTGACAGCCGCCTCCACCGCCAACGGGGCGAAGGTACAGCTTTACGACTGCAACGGCTCCGCGGCCCAGCAGTGGCGCTACAGCGCGGCACGCGACCTGGTGAACCCCGCCGCCGACAAATGCCTCGACGCCACCGGCCCGTCAAGCGCCAACGGCACCCGCCTCCAGATCTGGACCTGCGGCGGCGGCAGCAACCAGAAGTGGACCGTCTCCGGTGACGGTCCCACGACACCCCCGACCACGCCTCCCTCCAACGGAAGCAAGATGGCCGGCGCCCCCTACCTCTACATGGGCTGGGGCAACCCGCCGAACCCGGCCACGGTCATGAACGCCACCGGCGTGAAGTCCTTCACCATGGCGTTCATCCTGTCCGGCGGCGGCTGCGTTCCTCGCTGGGACGGTTCCAGGCCGCTGACCGGCGGCGCCGACGCGCAGGCGATCTCGCAGATCAAGGCAGCGGGCGGCAGCGTCCAGGTCTCCTTCGGCGGCTGGTCGGGCAACAAGCTCGGCCCGAACTGCTCCACCCCGGCCGCGTTCGCCGGCGCCGTGCAGCAGGTCATCAACGCCGTCGGCCCCGCGGTGGTCGACTTCGACATCGAGAACAGCGACGAGTTCGAGAACTACACCGTCCAGGACCGGATCCTCAACGGCCTGAAGATCGTCAAGCAGAACAACCCCAACGTCAAGATCGCCGTCACCTTCGGCACCGAGATCAACGGTCCGAGCAGCGCCGGCGTCCGCCTGATCAACCAGGCCAAGGCGCTGGCCGTGCCGATCGACAACTACACGATCATGCCGTTCAACTTCGGCGGCACGAATCTCTTCACCAACACCGTCAGCTCCGCCGAGGGTCTGAAGAACGCTCTGAAGGCCGCCAACGGCTGGACCGACGCCCAGGCCTACTCCCGGATGGGCATCTCCGGCATGAACGGCCTGTCCGACCAGCAGGAGCTGACCACCCCGGCGACCTGGACCCAGATCCGCGACTGGGCCACGTCCAAGGGCCTCACCCGCCTGGCGTACTGGGCGGTCAACCGCGACCGCCCCTGCCCCGGCGGCGACTCGTCCTCCACCTGCAGCGGCATCGCCCAGGCCGACTGGGAGTTCACCCGCATCACCGCGGGCTTCTAG
- a CDS encoding alkaline phosphatase D family protein, with protein MPSRRVFMSIAAAGAGGLLLTGAGVAPARTLARDPFTLGIASGDPSRDGVVLWTRLAVEPLGPDGRGGMPARDVDVEWELALDERFAKVVRKGTETARWKRAHSVHVEPEGLEPGTEYFYRFRAGGHVSRVGRTRTAPAAVSPMTFAIAACAHYEHGFYTAYKRLAEQEPDLVVHLGDYMYEYAPKGYTALGGSVRHHTPGKCATLADYRMRHAQYKSDADLQTAHAVAPWLVAFDDHEIENNWAGDVSASGAAGFAQRRAHAFQAYYENMPLRRASLPGGASMRIHRRVDWGPLARFHLLDTRQFRDDQACEDGLRSGCDDRLATGRTLLGEDQRRWLLDGLASSDAHWNLVGQQVLMAQRDSKVGPGTEVSMDSWDGYAAERTRLLTGFRDSGATNPVVLTGDAHMHHAADLKLDFDDPDSPRVAVELVTSSIASDGDGYRDKGRMAETIEENPHISYLDQRRGYIVCRVTPEELRADFRTLDYISRRGAPAKTGARFTVPSGQSELI; from the coding sequence ATGCCGTCGCGCAGAGTGTTCATGTCCATCGCCGCCGCGGGTGCGGGCGGCCTGTTGCTCACCGGGGCCGGGGTCGCTCCGGCCAGGACCCTCGCCCGTGATCCGTTCACCCTCGGCATCGCCTCCGGCGATCCGTCAAGGGACGGGGTCGTGTTGTGGACCAGACTCGCCGTCGAACCGCTCGGACCGGACGGCCGGGGCGGGATGCCGGCCCGGGACGTGGACGTCGAGTGGGAACTGGCCCTCGACGAGCGGTTCGCGAAGGTGGTCCGCAAGGGCACCGAGACCGCCCGCTGGAAGCGGGCGCACAGCGTTCACGTCGAGCCGGAAGGGCTGGAGCCCGGCACCGAGTACTTCTACCGCTTCCGCGCCGGAGGCCACGTGTCCCGGGTCGGCCGTACCCGCACCGCCCCGGCCGCGGTCTCTCCGATGACCTTCGCCATCGCCGCCTGCGCCCACTACGAGCACGGTTTCTACACGGCCTACAAGAGGCTGGCCGAGCAGGAGCCGGACCTGGTGGTGCACCTGGGCGACTACATGTACGAGTACGCGCCCAAGGGATACACCGCCCTCGGCGGGAGCGTCCGTCACCACACCCCGGGCAAGTGCGCCACGCTGGCCGACTACCGGATGCGGCACGCGCAGTACAAGAGCGACGCCGACCTGCAGACGGCGCACGCGGTGGCGCCCTGGCTGGTCGCCTTCGACGACCACGAGATCGAGAACAACTGGGCCGGAGACGTCTCCGCTTCCGGGGCCGCGGGGTTCGCGCAGCGCAGGGCCCACGCCTTCCAGGCCTACTACGAGAACATGCCGCTGCGCCGCGCGAGCCTGCCCGGCGGGGCGTCGATGCGGATCCACCGGCGGGTGGACTGGGGGCCGCTGGCCCGGTTCCACCTGCTCGACACCCGGCAGTTCCGTGACGACCAGGCCTGTGAGGACGGGCTCAGGTCGGGCTGCGACGACCGGCTCGCGACCGGGCGCACCCTGCTGGGAGAGGACCAGCGACGCTGGCTGCTCGACGGGCTGGCCTCCTCCGACGCCCACTGGAACCTGGTCGGCCAGCAGGTCCTGATGGCCCAGCGCGACTCCAAGGTCGGCCCGGGCACCGAGGTCAGCATGGACTCCTGGGACGGCTACGCCGCCGAGCGGACCCGCCTGCTGACCGGCTTCCGGGACTCCGGCGCGACCAACCCGGTCGTGCTGACCGGTGACGCGCACATGCATCACGCGGCCGACCTCAAGCTCGACTTCGACGATCCCGACTCGCCCCGGGTGGCGGTGGAACTCGTCACCTCCTCGATCGCCAGCGACGGCGACGGCTACCGGGACAAGGGCCGGATGGCCGAGACGATCGAGGAGAACCCGCATATCTCCTACCTGGACCAGCGGCGCGGTTACATCGTCTGCCGGGTCACCCCCGAAGAACTGCGGGCCGACTTCCGCACGCTGGACTACATCAGCCGCCGCGGCGCCCCCGCGAAGACCGGCGCCCGATTCACCGTTCCGTCGGGACAGTCGGAACTGATCTGA
- a CDS encoding MFS transporter, with translation MENGHIRFSSAKGRWVLLTTVLGSGIALLDSTVVNVALPALGADLDADMAGLQWTVNAYTLTLAGLILLGGSLGDRFGRRKVFLIGVAWFALASALCGLAPNVETLIGARALQGVGGALLTPGSLAIIQASFDREDRPKAIGAWSGLGGVAAAVGPLLGGWLVETAGWRWVFLINLPLAALVLVVAIRYVPESRDVEATGRFDVFGAVLAALTLAGITYGLIALQPVPVVAGVLLGAAFVWLEIRRSPHALVPVDVFASRVFVAVNVVTFVMYAAMGVVFFLLVVQLQVSAGFSPLLAGSAMIPVTILMLLLSSRSGELAKRIGPRIPMTAGTLICAAALLLMSRIGPGSSYVVDVLLPTTLFGLGLSTAVAPLTATVLATADERHAGVASGVNNAVARTGGLLAVAAIPPLVGLTGEAFTSPSVFTDGFHLTMLISAAMLGVAALITFLTIRVNVLIPVEPKTTCPVTAPQPGK, from the coding sequence ATGGAAAACGGTCACATAAGGTTCAGTTCCGCGAAGGGGCGCTGGGTTCTCCTCACCACCGTCCTCGGTTCGGGAATCGCGCTGCTGGACAGCACGGTCGTCAATGTGGCCCTGCCCGCCCTCGGCGCCGACCTTGACGCCGACATGGCCGGCCTGCAGTGGACCGTCAACGCCTACACCCTCACCCTGGCGGGCCTCATCCTGCTGGGCGGCTCGCTCGGCGACCGGTTCGGCAGGCGCAAGGTCTTCCTGATCGGCGTGGCCTGGTTCGCGCTCGCGTCAGCCCTGTGCGGGCTGGCGCCCAACGTGGAGACGCTGATCGGGGCCCGCGCGCTCCAGGGCGTCGGCGGGGCGCTGCTCACGCCCGGGTCCCTGGCGATCATCCAGGCGTCCTTCGACCGTGAGGACCGGCCGAAGGCGATCGGGGCCTGGTCGGGTCTGGGAGGAGTGGCCGCGGCCGTCGGTCCCCTGCTGGGCGGCTGGCTGGTCGAGACGGCGGGCTGGCGGTGGGTGTTCCTGATCAATCTTCCGCTGGCCGCGCTCGTGCTGGTGGTCGCCATTCGGTATGTGCCGGAGAGCAGGGACGTGGAGGCCACCGGGCGGTTCGACGTGTTCGGCGCGGTGCTGGCCGCCCTGACACTGGCCGGGATCACCTACGGCCTGATCGCCCTGCAGCCCGTCCCGGTCGTGGCGGGCGTCCTGCTGGGCGCGGCGTTCGTCTGGCTGGAGATCAGGCGTTCGCCCCACGCGCTCGTTCCGGTCGACGTCTTCGCCTCGCGGGTGTTCGTCGCGGTCAACGTCGTCACGTTCGTCATGTACGCCGCGATGGGTGTGGTGTTCTTCCTCCTCGTGGTCCAGCTCCAGGTCTCCGCCGGCTTCTCCCCGCTGCTCGCCGGGTCCGCCATGATCCCGGTGACGATCCTCATGCTGTTGCTGTCCTCCCGCTCGGGCGAGCTGGCCAAGCGGATCGGGCCCCGGATCCCCATGACGGCCGGCACCCTGATCTGCGCCGCGGCCCTGCTGCTGATGTCCAGGATCGGCCCCGGTTCGTCCTACGTGGTGGACGTGCTGCTCCCGACGACCCTGTTCGGCCTGGGCCTGTCGACGGCGGTCGCGCCGCTGACCGCGACCGTGCTGGCCACCGCCGACGAGCGTCACGCGGGCGTGGCCAGCGGCGTCAACAACGCCGTCGCCCGGACCGGCGGGCTGCTCGCGGTCGCCGCGATTCCGCCGCTGGTCGGCCTGACCGGAGAGGCTTTCACCTCTCCCTCGGTGTTCACCGACGGGTTCCACCTGACGATGCTGATCAGTGCGGCGATGCTGGGCGTGGCCGCACTGATCACCTTCCTCACCATCCGCGTGAACGTCCTGATCCCCGTGGAGCCGAAGACGACCTGCCCGGTGACGGCTCCCCAGCCGGGAAAGTGA
- a CDS encoding FG-GAP repeat protein has translation MRAAFIASAVLAFLLAPVSPAAANACSGIPSDFDGDGRADLAVAAPYTTVGGHARAGSVTVLYGMRTELRLTQDSPGVPGEAETASSFGSALATGDFDGDRCADLAVGVSEKDRSRTGADGDGVVQLFHGSPDGLRPGKVIDAGDLGRERGSGRLGAALAAGDLDGDGDDELVIGAPGLDGGAVGVYGRKGRKPYMITQRTGWVGQRELETDQFGGVLATGDFDGDGRAEVAVGAPADTIMDNGGQGSVTVLDVRREKASLLTQDSPSIAGLGEAWDSFGAALATGDFNADGRDDLAIGVPGEGLTDNQRAMDYGDGTVDVVYGSSGGLRTATTEAWSQRSLKGEPRYFDRFGASLAAGDLNGDGDDELTIGVPGENAVQVLAGTRSGGLTKDNNLLITGEGGDFGAALATTADRGLVVASPGDGRLTLLRGTAKEGAYPGVRPDTAKVLATGTEHTLFGYTLTGSSASR, from the coding sequence ATGAGAGCCGCGTTCATCGCCTCCGCCGTCCTCGCCTTCCTCCTCGCCCCCGTCTCCCCCGCCGCCGCGAACGCCTGTTCCGGTATCCCCTCCGACTTCGACGGTGACGGGCGGGCCGATCTCGCCGTCGCCGCGCCGTACACCACGGTCGGCGGGCACGCCCGCGCCGGGTCGGTCACCGTCCTGTACGGCATGCGGACGGAGCTGCGGCTCACCCAGGACAGCCCCGGCGTGCCCGGCGAGGCCGAGACCGCGAGTTCCTTCGGCTCGGCGCTGGCGACCGGGGACTTCGACGGCGACCGCTGTGCCGACCTGGCCGTGGGCGTCTCGGAGAAGGACCGCTCCCGGACGGGCGCCGACGGCGACGGCGTCGTGCAGCTGTTCCACGGCTCGCCGGACGGCCTGCGCCCCGGCAAGGTGATCGACGCCGGGGACCTGGGACGCGAGCGCGGCTCCGGACGGCTCGGGGCGGCCCTCGCCGCCGGGGACCTGGACGGCGACGGGGACGACGAGCTCGTGATCGGCGCCCCCGGCCTGGACGGGGGCGCGGTCGGCGTCTACGGCCGCAAGGGACGCAAGCCGTACATGATCACGCAGAGAACCGGCTGGGTCGGGCAGCGCGAGCTGGAGACCGACCAGTTCGGCGGGGTGCTCGCCACCGGTGACTTCGACGGGGACGGCCGGGCCGAGGTCGCGGTGGGCGCGCCCGCCGACACGATCATGGACAACGGCGGTCAGGGTTCGGTCACCGTGCTCGACGTCCGCCGCGAGAAGGCGAGCCTGCTCACCCAGGACAGCCCCTCGATCGCCGGTCTCGGCGAGGCCTGGGACTCCTTCGGCGCCGCGCTGGCCACCGGTGACTTCAACGCCGACGGCCGCGACGACCTGGCGATCGGGGTGCCGGGTGAGGGACTGACCGACAACCAGCGGGCGATGGACTACGGCGACGGCACCGTGGACGTCGTCTACGGCTCCTCGGGCGGCCTGCGGACGGCGACCACGGAGGCCTGGTCGCAGCGTTCGCTCAAGGGCGAGCCCCGCTACTTCGACCGGTTCGGCGCGTCCCTGGCGGCGGGAGACCTCAACGGCGACGGGGACGACGAGCTGACGATCGGCGTGCCGGGCGAGAACGCCGTCCAGGTGCTCGCCGGCACCCGCTCCGGTGGCCTGACCAAGGACAACAACCTGTTGATCACCGGTGAGGGCGGCGACTTCGGCGCGGCCCTCGCCACGACCGCGGACCGGGGGCTGGTGGTCGCCTCGCCGGGCGACGGCAGGCTCACCCTGCTCCGCGGGACCGCGAAGGAGGGCGCGTATCCGGGCGTGCGCCCGGATACGGCGAAGGTCCTGGCCACCGGCACCGAGCACACGCTCTTCGGCTACACGCTCACCGGGTCCTCGGCCTCGCGCTGA
- a CDS encoding MmyB family transcriptional regulator yields MAFSVTLERLRVPEIAEHAYLHELARPQRVAGRGRQPIRRGVRLLLEGMRDIPAIIVDHRMVIVAENTLGHAVFGLTEEPGSRDRERHRAALTGVPAPPFVRVAGDGMGGCSSRA; encoded by the coding sequence GTGGCGTTCTCGGTCACCCTGGAACGGCTGCGGGTGCCGGAAATCGCGGAGCACGCCTACCTGCACGAGCTCGCACGGCCGCAACGCGTCGCCGGCCGGGGGCGGCAGCCCATCCGGCGCGGCGTGCGGCTGCTGCTGGAGGGCATGCGCGACATCCCCGCGATCATCGTCGACCACCGGATGGTCATCGTGGCCGAGAACACGCTCGGCCACGCCGTGTTCGGCCTCACCGAGGAGCCCGGTTCCCGTGACCGGGAACGACACCGCGCCGCACTGACCGGCGTTCCGGCGCCGCCCTTCGTCAGGGTGGCCGGAGACGGCATGGGTGGCTGCTCCTCGCGGGCGTGA
- a CDS encoding cytochrome P450, which translates to MEIDLADLGFWRRPLKERYEAFARLRDLDLPVFFEEKRVPLLRSGGGFYALVRHADVVEAGRNARVFSSEPGVTSPEPPGWVKRVFGESMVNMDDPRHARLRRIVSRAFSPKMLSTLQGDINAACARIVDDAVAAGPGDFVAQIASRLPIHVICDMMGVPDEMRARVHEQVDVSTAYSGVRPSLPRSVGMAVQNTVALLALQRLVIKLGRDRARTPRGDLVSALVTANVDGERLTDRELGSFFTLLLVAGNETARNTMAHGLKLLTDNPGQRRLLTDDFDARIGGAIEEMVRHVSPIMQFRRTVTEDYDLRGLRLKAGDKVVLFYGSANRDDSVFPDADRFDITRDAKPHVGFGGPGPHFCLGANLARQEIRAMFRELLTRLPEIRSVGEPELLVSNFDNSVRRQAYTF; encoded by the coding sequence ATGGAAATCGACCTGGCCGATCTGGGATTCTGGCGGCGTCCGCTCAAGGAGCGGTATGAGGCTTTCGCGCGCCTCCGGGATCTGGACCTGCCGGTGTTCTTCGAGGAGAAGCGGGTGCCGCTGCTCCGCTCGGGAGGGGGGTTCTACGCCCTGGTCCGGCACGCCGACGTGGTGGAGGCCGGCCGCAACGCCAGGGTGTTCTCCAGCGAACCCGGCGTGACCAGCCCCGAGCCGCCCGGCTGGGTGAAGCGAGTGTTCGGCGAGTCGATGGTCAACATGGACGACCCCCGGCATGCCCGGCTGCGCCGGATCGTCTCCCGCGCGTTCAGCCCGAAGATGCTGAGCACCCTGCAGGGCGACATCAACGCCGCGTGCGCGCGGATCGTCGACGACGCGGTGGCCGCCGGGCCGGGCGACTTCGTCGCCCAGATCGCCTCCCGCCTGCCCATTCATGTCATCTGCGACATGATGGGCGTCCCCGACGAGATGCGGGCCAGGGTCCACGAGCAGGTCGACGTCTCCACCGCCTACTCCGGCGTGCGGCCCAGCCTGCCGCGCTCGGTCGGCATGGCCGTCCAGAACACGGTCGCCCTGCTCGCCCTTCAGCGCCTGGTGATCAAACTGGGCAGGGATCGCGCGAGGACGCCGCGAGGCGACCTCGTCTCCGCACTGGTCACCGCCAACGTCGACGGGGAGCGGCTGACCGACCGCGAGCTGGGCTCGTTCTTCACACTCCTGCTCGTGGCGGGCAACGAGACGGCCCGCAACACGATGGCGCACGGCCTCAAGCTGCTCACCGACAACCCTGGGCAGCGGCGCCTGCTGACCGACGACTTCGACGCGCGCATCGGCGGGGCGATCGAGGAGATGGTCCGCCACGTCTCGCCCATCATGCAGTTCCGCCGCACCGTCACCGAGGACTACGACCTGCGCGGCCTGCGCCTGAAGGCCGGTGACAAGGTCGTGCTCTTCTACGGCTCGGCCAACCGCGACGATTCGGTCTTCCCTGACGCCGACCGGTTCGACATCACCCGCGACGCCAAGCCGCACGTGGGCTTCGGTGGTCCGGGGCCGCACTTCTGCCTGGGAGCCAACCTCGCCCGCCAGGAGATCAGAGCGATGTTCCGGGAGCTGCTCACCCGGCTGCCGGAGATCCGCTCCGTGGGTGAGCCAGAGCTGCTGGTGTCCAACTTCGACAACAGCGTCCGCAGGCAGGCGTACACCTTCTAG